Genomic window (Nymphaea colorata isolate Beijing-Zhang1983 chromosome 1, ASM883128v2, whole genome shotgun sequence):
GATTGGATAAGTCCACAAGCTTTTTGCCACGTCCTGTGACCACCAGCATTAAAGGCAAAAATCTTGATAAATGAATCTCTCTAGCACAATTGGAAGGGCCCTCGATTATAAATTTATGTTCTATCGCCCAACTTAAGTAAGATTCTAAATAATCCGATCAAAAGCTGTTCACTTTCTTAAACTGCACCCCATGATGAGCGTGCGGTGGGTCAAGGGGTTCGTACCGCGTCGTAAGGGACCAGCATGGCGAGGGCGGCGGCCATGAGGCAGTAGAGAACCGTGACGATGGCGACGGAGCCCGAGACGCCGATGGGGATGTCCTTGGCCGGGTGCTTCACCTCCTCGGCCATGGTCGAGACGGCGTCGTACCCGATGTAGCTCAGGTAGACCATGGCCGCGCCGCTGAGCACGCCGCTCGCCCCGTACGGCAGGAAGCCGCCCGGGTGCTTCTCCGGGTTCATCGGGTGAACCAGGTTGCTGACGCGCCCCTTGGCGAACCCGATGGCGATGACGAGGACGATGAGGGAGATGTGCACCGACGTGAGGACCATGTTCAGCATCGAGCTCTCCTTCGTGCTGCCGGAGATCGAGAAGGGAAACGCTTCAATTTAGTCTGAATTTTGGAGGAGACATGGAATTCGCATCGCGAAATTGGTGGCGTCGTCGATCGGGTTTGCCTACCTGTAACATATGCAGATGGTGATCGTCAGGATGACGGCGACGGCGATGAGGTCGATATTCTGGTAATTTTTCGGGAGGCCGGAGACCGTAATCCTCCAGGCGTTCGGCGAGGAGTTGCTGAAGACGGTGGCGATGTAGGAGGTCAGGCCCCGGGCGACGGCGGCGTTGGAGACGACGTACTCCATCAGCAGATTCGCGCCGGTAACGAACGCCGCGAATTCTCCTAGACACCAAGAAACAGGGGAATGAGGAGATGGGGAGTTTCGGAATCGGAGGAAGGCGGGAAACCCAGCGATGGGCAATTACCGAAGGTGACGCGCAGGTAGCTGAAGGCACCGCCCGCCACCGGCATTTCGACGGCGAACTCGGTGTAGCAGAAGGCGGATAGGAGGGCACAGAGGCCGGAGACGGCGTAGGACAGGATGACGGCGGGACCGGCCTTGTTGCCGGCAGCGGAGCCCACTGTGACGAACACGCCGGCACCCACCATCCCGCCCATCCCTAGACCGACGAGGTCGTACCACCGGAGCTTCCTCTGCATAGACGACCCCGAGCGGGCCCTCACCCTACTCATCTCCTCCATCGTCGTCGTCACCGCCCCTGCTCGCCGGGCGAACCTCGCCGGCGTCTGCAACAACGCGGCCCCATAGCCTCGTAGGCTCGAGAAAGAGCCCTCGTTCCCAGCCATCACCCGCGCCCGCCCCCCCACACACACTCCCTTGTCCTGTGaataaagaagaagacgacgcagagagagagagagacagagagtgtGTGTGACAGAGCGAGGCTGTGAATTCTCTGAGCCTTCCAGGTCGAGTGGCGTCGGCAATTTAAAGGCGGCGAGATTTTACTGAAAGGCACTGTTGCGGGTCCATAATATCTTTAATGCCCTCCACCTGTCTTGTGATCTCTCTTCGACCGAATTGCCCTCCTCCATTCTGGAAACGACAACCGCTACTCCAGTGGGTCCGGACCCGGACGTGGGCTCAGCTCGGTCTCAAAATCCTAAACTCGATCAATAAAACAATATGATTTTTTGGCTTCAAGTACGATGAGATTCTTGAgtcaaatttaatttcaaaggGATAAGCTTCCTTGGTagtattttatttgttttctggCTCCGGCTTTTTAGTTGAAGGAGGTCACGAGTTCGACTCTTGTGAACGCGTCTTTTTCATACAATCTACTGAGAATCTCTGCCCAAAACCCACTtgctatataaaaaaaaattataccaaGTCAAATGTATCAGAAAACACATGAATCATTGAACAAACGTCCACCACTCAGCCCCACCTGCCAGTGGCGTTAAAGAGAGGCGTATCTCAACTTAAACGATAAGAATATCTTATTTTATCATTCAATAATGTGATGTTATTCAATGTGGAAGTAAGTTACTTTGGCCAACGCGTTCGAACCCAGACCGAGCCGGTCGGGGGGCATGAAAGTCCTTTCTTGGTTTGACCGAAGACCACCCAAGCCGTTGTGCATCATTGTCACGGAAGCTCCGAATGTCGCAAATACCCCTGccgataaaataaaaaagaggggCCTTGTGATGTCACGGAAAAGGTGCGATTCTGTTTCAGTAACGCATGGGCGTTGGCGTTGCAGTTCATGAGACGTTATGGTGGAGTTTGGATCATCTCCTGGATCCACTTTTTGGATCGCTTTTGAACCCTGGACCCTCCCA
Coding sequences:
- the LOC116256557 gene encoding cationic amino acid transporter 7, chloroplastic-like, which gives rise to MAGNEGSFSSLRGYGAALLQTPARFARRAGAVTTTMEEMSRVRARSGSSMQRKLRWYDLVGLGMGGMVGAGVFVTVGSAAGNKAGPAVILSYAVSGLCALLSAFCYTEFAVEMPVAGGAFSYLRVTFGEFAAFVTGANLLMEYVVSNAAVARGLTSYIATVFSNSSPNAWRITVSGLPKNYQNIDLIAVAVILTITICICYSTKESSMLNMVLTSVHISLIVLVIAIGFAKGRVSNLVHPMNPEKHPGGFLPYGASGVLSGAAMVYLSYIGYDAVSTMAEEVKHPAKDIPIGVSGSVAIVTVLYCLMAAALAMLVPYDAIEVDAPFSSAFKRVEGWEWVSNLVGVGASLGIVTSLMVAMLGQARYLCVIGRSGVAPPWFARIHRRTGTPVNASAVLGICTAAIAVITDLAVLLELVSIGTLFVFYMVANAVVYRRYVAEDKSDRWLTLGFLAAFSALSVGFTLSWQLCPAGRVRTALLGGFGLGAVAALQAFHSAASPARKPEFWGVPLMPWIPATSAFLNVFLLGSMDRASYVRFGAFSALAVAMYLLYSVHASWDAEEEADVELQKGSATAAQHAADKGRDNDEAKV